In one window of Photobacterium leiognathi DNA:
- the leuO gene encoding transcriptional regulator LeuO, translating to MTRKTSTVYPAENYSMESTLRSVDLNLLTVFDAVMQEQNITRAAHNLGMSQPAVSNAVARLKVMFNDELFIRHGRGIQPTQRAKQLFGPLRQALQLVKNELPCSIFSPQTSSRSFKLAICSPSDMRFAPQILTEMRAQAPNLRVQLEAEFEVDLAQKLRYQEIDFVIDYVRFDEQGFCSTELFSDELVVIASDKHPRLGDSISESEFNHEMHAVLKNVPEVKSFSDHIYNQTVNYNEAYHGASLSNIMYVVGQSELIAVAPRWLAESVADNLQLKVLELPFANNKISGYLSWHESTQKDKGNIWMRDQLMAICGNLAQ from the coding sequence ATGACACGTAAGACATCTACAGTTTACCCAGCAGAAAATTACTCAATGGAATCTACATTACGCAGTGTTGATCTTAACTTATTGACGGTTTTTGATGCCGTGATGCAAGAGCAAAATATCACTCGTGCTGCACATAATTTGGGTATGTCACAACCTGCTGTAAGTAATGCTGTTGCTCGCCTGAAAGTTATGTTCAATGATGAACTTTTTATTCGCCATGGTCGTGGTATTCAACCTACTCAACGAGCAAAACAACTGTTTGGTCCACTACGCCAAGCGTTGCAATTAGTGAAGAATGAATTGCCGTGCTCTATCTTTAGTCCTCAGACATCGAGCCGCTCATTTAAGCTTGCTATTTGTAGCCCTTCTGACATGCGTTTTGCACCTCAAATTTTGACAGAAATGAGAGCGCAAGCACCGAACTTGCGTGTACAACTTGAAGCAGAATTTGAAGTGGATTTAGCGCAAAAATTGCGTTATCAGGAAATCGATTTTGTTATTGATTATGTGCGCTTTGATGAGCAAGGTTTTTGTAGCACAGAATTGTTTAGCGATGAGTTAGTGGTTATAGCATCAGATAAGCACCCGCGTTTAGGTGATAGCATTTCAGAATCAGAGTTTAACCATGAAATGCACGCGGTACTTAAAAATGTACCAGAAGTGAAAAGTTTCTCTGATCATATTTACAATCAAACAGTGAATTACAACGAAGCATACCACGGTGCAAGCTTGAGCAACATTATGTACGTTGTTGGTCAATCTGAGCTGATTGCGGTAGCACCTCGTTGGTTAGCGGAATCTGTGGCTGATAACCTACAATTAAAGGTATTAGAGCTACCATTTGCGAACAACAAGATCAGCGGTTACCTAAGTTGGCATGAATCAACCCAAAAAGACAAAGGTAACATTTGGATGCGTGATCAATTAATGGCTATCTGTGGCAATCTAGCCCAGTAA
- a CDS encoding MJ1255/VC2487 family glycosyltransferase — protein MKILYGIQGTGNGHISRAREMARVFQALDCEVDYYFSGRASDKFFDMSCFGDFQVGKGLTFVTEQGCVQKWKTWRQLNLGYFRQEVKTLDLSYYDLVLNDFEPVTAWAAKQQQVPSLSLSHQAAFLHHVPKVNDSLFDRLLTRYFAPTQYQIGLHWYHFNCPILPPIIPCFDKPSINQASFILVYLPFESLTQITELLSHFQQINFVCYHPDIEVESQWQNVQLKPLSRDGFHHHLHQCKGVVANGGFELPSEAISLGKKLLLKPLQGQFEQSSNVATLAMMGLAHVTQSLDITTMRVWLDSESVGRVKIPDVASEVGKWLLSSGWDDITTLQNTLWSQVEFPELVCEVMSEHYPESQYITSNLSLTKPLMK, from the coding sequence ATGAAAATACTTTATGGGATCCAAGGTACAGGCAATGGTCATATTTCTCGTGCTCGCGAAATGGCTCGGGTTTTTCAGGCGTTAGACTGTGAGGTTGATTATTACTTTTCAGGTCGAGCCTCAGACAAATTTTTTGATATGAGTTGCTTTGGTGACTTTCAAGTAGGTAAAGGGCTAACGTTTGTTACCGAGCAAGGATGTGTGCAAAAGTGGAAAACGTGGCGTCAGTTGAATTTAGGTTATTTCCGTCAAGAAGTGAAAACGTTAGATTTATCCTATTATGATTTGGTGCTTAATGATTTTGAGCCAGTAACGGCATGGGCAGCCAAGCAACAGCAAGTACCGAGTTTATCGCTTAGTCACCAAGCGGCATTTCTTCATCATGTACCTAAGGTCAATGACAGTCTATTTGATCGATTATTGACGCGTTATTTTGCTCCAACTCAGTATCAAATTGGACTGCATTGGTATCATTTTAACTGTCCAATATTACCGCCGATTATTCCTTGTTTTGATAAGCCAAGCATCAATCAAGCATCGTTCATTTTGGTGTATTTGCCATTTGAATCCTTAACTCAAATTACCGAGCTACTTTCACATTTTCAGCAGATTAATTTTGTCTGTTATCACCCCGATATTGAGGTTGAATCTCAGTGGCAAAATGTGCAGTTAAAACCACTCAGTCGTGATGGTTTTCATCATCACTTACATCAATGCAAAGGCGTGGTGGCAAACGGTGGATTTGAATTGCCATCGGAGGCGATTTCACTGGGAAAAAAATTGTTGTTGAAACCACTACAAGGGCAATTTGAACAAAGCAGTAATGTTGCCACTTTAGCAATGATGGGATTGGCTCATGTGACTCAGTCGTTAGATATCACGACCATGCGAGTATGGCTAGATAGTGAAAGTGTTGGACGAGTCAAAATTCCTGATGTTGCAAGTGAAGTTGGTAAGTGGTTACTTAGTAGTGGTTGGGATGATATAACAACGCTGCAAAATACACTTTGGTCGCAAGTTGAATTTCCCGAATTGGTTTGTGAAGTGATGTCTGAACATTATCCAGAAAGCCAATATATCACCTCGAACCTTTCGTTAACTAAACCATTAATGAAGTGA
- a CDS encoding phosphatase PAP2 family protein → MTLLSPIQRFDYAFSTLCLCHRFTPSLAKISRIVSRTGDGHLYALIGLMVWLIDDQQGSAFLRYGLLMFLIELPLYWLLKNSFKRDRPVSLPTFIKPSDRYSLPSGHTAAAFMMAALISSFFPAFSFLVWCWAGCIGLSRVLLGVHYFSDIVAGALLGLVCFELVSVTL, encoded by the coding sequence ATGACGTTATTAAGCCCAATCCAGCGTTTTGACTATGCGTTTTCAACGCTTTGCCTTTGTCATCGCTTTACCCCTTCCTTAGCCAAGATCAGCCGTATTGTTTCTCGTACTGGTGATGGTCATCTTTATGCTTTGATTGGCTTGATGGTATGGTTGATTGATGATCAACAAGGTAGTGCATTTCTTCGCTATGGCTTATTGATGTTTCTAATTGAATTACCCTTGTATTGGTTATTGAAAAATAGCTTCAAACGCGATCGCCCAGTCAGTTTACCCACCTTTATTAAACCTTCCGATCGCTACAGCTTGCCGTCAGGTCATACCGCGGCTGCTTTTATGATGGCAGCTTTGATTTCAAGTTTTTTTCCTGCTTTTAGCTTTTTGGTTTGGTGCTGGGCTGGCTGTATTGGGCTATCTCGAGTGTTGCTGGGAGTGCATTACTTTAGCGATATTGTGGCAGGTGCGTTATTAGGCCTTGTTTGCTTTGAATTAGTCAGTGTTACCTTGTGA
- the leuA gene encoding 2-isopropylmalate synthase, producing the protein MKDQVIIFDTTLRDGEQALSASLTVKEKLQIAYALERLGVDVIEASFPVSSPGDFESVQTIAKNIKNSRVCALSRAVAKDIDVAAESLKVAEAFRIHTFISTSTVHVQDKLRRSYDDVIEMGVAAVKRARNYTDDVEFSCEDAGRTPIDNLCRMVEAAINAGANTINIPDTVGYTLPSEFGGIITQLFNRVPNIDKAIISVHCHDDLGMSVANSMAAVQAGARQVEGTINGLGERAGNCSLEEIAMIIKTRQELLGVTTNIKHDEIHRTSKMVSQLCNMPIQANKAIVGANAFSHSSGIHQDGMLKNKNTYEIMTPESIGLKNQALNLTSRSGRAAVKSHMDAMGYTENEYNLDKLYADFLKLADRKGQVFDYDLEALMHFSNLRDEDDYFKLNYLSVQSGSVMATTSIKLQCGDEEKCEAAVGNGPVDALYQCIYRLTGYDIVLDKFDLTAKGEGEDGLGQADIIANYKGRKYHGTGLATDIVEASGQALLHVINSIHRADQIEEIKQRSAH; encoded by the coding sequence ATGAAAGATCAGGTCATTATTTTCGATACTACGCTACGTGACGGTGAGCAGGCGCTATCAGCAAGCCTAACCGTTAAAGAAAAACTACAGATCGCATACGCATTAGAACGTCTAGGTGTTGATGTTATTGAAGCCAGCTTCCCTGTTTCATCACCCGGTGATTTTGAATCAGTACAGACGATTGCTAAAAACATCAAAAATAGCCGCGTTTGTGCCCTTTCTCGTGCCGTTGCGAAAGATATTGATGTGGCGGCAGAGTCCTTAAAAGTCGCAGAAGCTTTTCGTATTCATACTTTTATTTCCACTTCTACCGTTCATGTCCAAGACAAACTGCGTCGCAGCTATGATGACGTGATTGAGATGGGTGTTGCCGCAGTTAAACGTGCTCGCAATTATACCGATGATGTCGAGTTTTCTTGTGAAGATGCAGGCCGTACTCCTATTGATAACCTGTGTCGTATGGTAGAAGCTGCGATCAATGCAGGCGCGAACACCATTAATATTCCAGATACCGTAGGCTACACCCTACCAAGTGAATTTGGTGGCATCATCACTCAGCTATTTAACCGTGTACCAAATATCGATAAAGCCATCATCTCGGTTCACTGTCATGACGATCTAGGAATGTCTGTTGCGAACTCAATGGCGGCGGTTCAAGCGGGTGCTCGCCAAGTGGAAGGGACGATTAACGGCTTAGGGGAACGTGCGGGTAACTGTTCGCTAGAAGAGATCGCAATGATCATCAAAACCCGTCAGGAGCTACTTGGCGTGACGACTAATATCAAACACGATGAAATTCATCGCACCAGTAAAATGGTCAGCCAACTATGTAACATGCCTATTCAGGCCAACAAAGCGATTGTCGGTGCTAATGCCTTTAGTCACTCCTCAGGTATTCACCAAGATGGCATGCTAAAGAATAAGAACACCTATGAAATCATGACACCAGAGTCTATTGGTCTGAAAAACCAAGCACTAAACCTAACCAGCCGTTCCGGTCGTGCAGCAGTGAAAAGCCATATGGATGCCATGGGTTACACCGAAAACGAATACAACCTAGATAAGTTGTACGCTGATTTCCTAAAACTGGCAGATCGTAAAGGTCAGGTGTTTGATTACGATCTTGAAGCACTGATGCATTTTTCCAACCTACGTGATGAAGATGACTACTTCAAACTCAATTACCTAAGTGTGCAATCAGGTAGCGTAATGGCAACCACCAGCATCAAGCTGCAATGTGGTGATGAAGAAAAGTGTGAAGCAGCTGTCGGCAATGGTCCGGTTGATGCGCTATACCAATGTATTTACCGTTTAACGGGTTACGACATCGTATTGGATAAGTTTGATCTAACCGCCAAGGGTGAAGGTGAAGATGGCTTAGGTCAGGCAGATATTATCGCAAACTACAAAGGCAGAAAGTACCACGGTACTGGTCTCGCAACAGATATTGTTGAAGCTTCTGGTCAAGCCCTACTGCATGTTATTAATAGTATTCACCGTGCAGATCAAATTGAAGAGATCAAACAGCGCTCTGCTCATTGA